The window tcctcctcctccacgGCAGCACGGAAAGGCAGAGCCCCTCAGGCAAAGCCCTTCAGGCAGAGCCCTTGCCTGCATTTCCCGTGGGGAAGGGCTTTGTTTGCAGCCCCTGTTGGGTTTTGGTGGGACCCCAGCCCACGGCAGCACCCTCGGTGCTgaccagagctgcagagcagggtttCACCCTCTGCTCTGACAGAGAACAGCCTTGTGGTGCAGTTAATGGGCTGCTTGGGCTGCTCAGCGTCCAGCTGCACTGAGGATGCTCCAGGaacagtggggctgggctgtcctgGCCGTCCTTCCCAGGCTTTCCCATTGCCAGGACCCATCCCAGGCTGAGGCTTTGTTTTTGTGCTTGTGTTTGTGCCTTTGCCTATCTCATCACCAGCTCatccctcctggccctgcaccctCCATCCCACCCTTGTCCCCTGTTTCCCTGTGTACTGGTCCAGCAAACAGCCTCTCTTTATTTCCCTCTCTGTTCACACAGAGATAAGGGCCAAAGAATGGGAAACAGCTTTGGGGATTTTAATGAGCCTTTATTGTAGTGTCTTTGGCAGGGCTGCTTCTGGTGCTGCCATAAATTGAGAAgcctcagggcagtgctgccaggaTGAGGACAGCTGCCAGGGGTCGAGGGTGGGCAGGGTCAAGGGTGTTGGAGGCACTGGGAATgcacagccaggggctgctggaggggtaGTGGCaatggggcaggggctggcagtgaTGGGGACAGAGTTCCACAGCAGTGATGCCACAGTGATCAGGGCTCCATCTCCACTCCTGGATCGTGGGGAGCACCTGGAGCTGAGGTGCAGTGGGACCTGTGGGTGAGCACCCCAtgccctctggctgctgtgctgctgctgctggtgccccccatcctgggtgccCAGTGTGGCTTCATCTGCCTGGGTGCCTGAGTTTGCTGAGACTGGGCAGtctcttctctcttcccccttctccctcttccttcctccttgGGGCAGCCATCCTGGGAGTGGGAAGGGGTCTGGTGGGCTGAGCTGACcatttctcttccctctctggtctccccctcccctgctttTTCCACAGCTGAAATCATCACCACCAGAGGAGCCCGGGAAAGAGGCGACAAAAATCAGCGTGAGTTTGGGTGATGGTTCTTGTTGAGGGCTCAGCAGGACATCCTGCTGGTCCCAGTGGAAAATCCAGGCTGGGAGACCTGGGTCTGCCTGGAGGTGACCGGGGTGAGGggtggctgccctgctctccctggcacCGAGAGGCACAGCCTGGACCCTGAGCCTCGTCCAGCATCTGAGTGACACATTAATGCCAGGGATAAAATAATCCAATTGACTCAGTGGATTAGCATCCCAAAGCCATTTAGGCTCATGTGAGCAGAATGAGGAGCCACTAATCAGTAAAGTAAAACCCTCTTGGCCTTCTGCTGCCAGGTGAgtgcccccctggctgtccctgccttggGGAGCTCTGCATTTGGAGGTgccacagacacagagcagtgctggaaacCTTCCCACTGTCACCTGGCAGCCTCTCCTGGCACTCCCATTTTCCTTCACTGAATGAGCAAGGGGGGATAGGGTTGGTCAGGCATCCATGGCTTCTCAGATGGGTGCCCCCCACACCCAGGATCAGTCTCTCATCCCTGGGGAACCCTTCTCAAGGGAGAGCATCACCTTTCAGCACCCATCTGCAGGAACAGTGCATGGTTCTCTTGATGGTAATAAACCCCCCTCCAGAGGTCATGTCCCCTTTGATTAATTGACATCCACAATCCATATCCAAAATTAAGCAGGTTCCTCCAGGATCTGTTCCTCCCCAGGGTGCTGTGGCTCCCTGCCCCAcaagcagcaaagcagctggagcagccagagcctgggctctgccagaccctgtcagctgagctcaggggctgctgctccctgcatcccagccaggccctgctccaggggcaggaggggctacAGAGGGTGCACGGAGCCATCCTGGGGCCAGCATTCCCTCTCAGCTCAACCCGTGCATGTTTCAGCATAATTAGGCAGTTAATTGCATGCTGGGATGGAATTGATGGGTGTGCGAGTGTAACCAGGATTTATTTTGAATCATTCGaggtctctgctgcctcctccagatccagccagcagggagaggctggagcttCAAACCTCTTTTGTTTGTTGTTATTTCAAATGTCCTTGATCATTAAGTGTTTATGGAACGGAGGAGGTAAATGAGCATGGGTGGTTCTGATGGAATGTGAGGAACAGCCACAACAGCAGGGACTGGGAACAAACAGCAGGGTCAAACAGTGAGGGGGGGGATGTAAATCCCAAAGAGGAGCCACCGTGCCAGGCACCCCTTGGCTGTGCGTTATCCACCAAACACACCTGGTGCTGGAAAGGCTTTGCAGGGATGAAGAGCAGTGAAACATGatgggtttgggtttattttttccccctttgaatccaatggcacagcacagggctgagttagggctggacacagcaaatctgcccatcctggctgtgccaggggctctgcccCATTCCCATGGGCACtgagggctgtccctgccctgcctgtacTGGCAGAGCCACAGGAGTTATGTGCCATCATAAAATCTTCCCTCCTGAGTCTCAGTGACCTGCTGGGCAGCGGCTCCATGGCCACTGGTGGCACCAGCAaattggggttttattttattagttcTAAATTTCCCAGCCATTAATTTCAGTGACTCCTGGCTCTCCCAATGAGTTTTTTTGAAGCTCCTTTCCCATGACAGTCTCAGCATCTGGGCACacttgtgccagggcctggcacctcctggccctgcacatgGCCACTGGGCAGCCCTGAGATGCTGTTTGGGGTGGCCCTGGCTGTGacctctggcagcagctccctctcagCAGCCCGTGGTGTGCAGggcagctggatgcagcagccTGTGTGTGCTCATGTCTGTTTGTACATGCTTGTGTGTGTAGATGTGGGCAGGTGTCTTCATGTTCCAGCAGTGGATGCCCCACagtgaggggctgaggggacactgaggggtcCTGGTCCCCACGCTGCCTCTGTgctgtttggggtgggttttgcccctctccagccccgtTTCCAAACACCATAAAATCCTCAGCTAACAAATGCAGTGGCGAGTAGAAAAACGGCCTTTGCCATCCAGTGTGATTATAGGGAACAGAGCCAGGGGCCTCGGGGTGGGTTATAAATCTGATTTATtgacccagcccagagcagccgcGGCTCTGGCTAGTGAGTAAGTCTTAAATTTCATTGGGTGATAAATACTGAGAGCGAATCAATTTGGTAGAAAAGCTAATTAGCCAGCGTGGTTCCGCATCGATCTCCGAGCCCTGCGTGGCCGGGTGCGAGCCAGGGCTTCCATCATCCCGCgggcccaggctggggctgggtccCCCCACACCAACCTCAGCAGCCTTTACCATGGCCCGGCCAGCTGGCGCTGGTGGCGTGGTGTGGTGGCACACGGTCGGGGGTGGGCTGGCACTGACCCCGGTGTCCGGGGGTCCCTGACCGCCCGTCTGCCCCAAGGCAGGTGGTGAAGGTGGTCGGCAGCAACATCTCCCACAAGCTGCGGCTGTCGCGGGTGAAGCTGGAGGACGAGGGGACCTACGAGTGCCGGGTGATCGACTCCAGCGACGGCAAGGCACGGCACCACAAGGTGAAGGCGTACCTGCGGGTGGAGGCGGCGGGGGGCCCGGGGCACCCCCAGGACACCGAGCTGCGGGAGGCGCCGCTGGCAGAGCTCGCCGCGCCGGGCTCAGCGCACGcacaccaccaccagcaccagcacaaaGCCGGGAGGGAGCTCAAGAAGCGCTCGGCAGACACCTCCTGCGTGCTGTAGGTGGGCGCTGCGGGGGGACGCCGGAGCCGCCCCCTCCGCCCCGGACTCAGCGGGGCCATCGAGGGTCCCGCACCCCCTGCCAGAGACTGGCCCCGCACCCCGTCTTGTCCAGCCCCCCTCgccccctccctgtcccccggGGCCCGGCGGTGCCAGGGCTCGGCGCGGTGCGGAGCCGGACCTGCCGGTGCCACGGCTGCATcccggggctgtgcccggggcCAGGGCATGTGCCCACGCGTGGGGTCCCCATCCCCCGGCCTGTGCGGGCGGTGCCgcgggctgtgctgtgccccagctctgtgcccagtgggaccctgctgcccacgggaccctccctgccctcccccgtGCTTCGCAGACCCAGCCGCCTGTTCCTGTAGGTTGCCCCGTTTAGTTGCTCGGTTCCAGCCCCACAGTGCGTGTCTAAGTTCCAGCCTCCATCCTACAGCCCGTGTGTATCCCCCCACCCTGCCCCGCAGCCCCCAGCACGTCAAGGcctgagctcagcagaggaAGGACGGCACGGCACATTGCGGGCACCCTCCTGGCACCTCGGGCATCgctcagccaggcagctgcCCGTGCTCCGTGTGTGCCCGGGAAGGCAGACACCTCCTGTGCCATGGGCGCTGGCCCCTTGCACCCATCGCTCCTCCTCCCCTCGCATCTCACACAGGATGGGGCGCTCACCTGTCCAGCCCGGCCCCACCCCGCTGCCCGTGCTGCCGTGGCTCTCGGCCCCCTCCCGGCCAAGCATCCCTCCCCACCAGGCCACAGCACCACGCTGCCCCGGGCAGGGTCTGGCCCAGGGGCTCTCTCCGCAGCGCAAACAGCAGAGCccgtccctgctgccccaggggtgACCGAGGCCGCTGGGAccggggctgtggggagggagaggggggcCCGAGCCTCCCCCCCgggtgctgctcccctgctgccccccagccTGCCACCATCAGACCTGCTGCAGCTAATAAAGCTCTTTAAAGGAAGCCTCTGCTGTCAGTGCTCTCTGTCTGTGGCACGGCAAGGGACGGGGCTTTGGAACTGCCTCGGGTAaagaggggcagagctggggctgctggggatgggcaTGAGGATGAGGGTGGGCATCAACTTCATCCCCTGCAGCTGAGGGCTCAGAGCTTTAAAAGGTgcacctgggagctgctgccccgaGGGGTGCAGGATACAGCGAGGTCCCAGGTGAGCTGGGGATGCTCTAGGCTGTGGCCATggagtgctgggtgctgtggggtggctgggtgggCTGCCAGGTGAAATTCTGACACCTACCTCGGCCCCCAGCCCAGATTTCCAGCCCAGTGGGAGGTGGGGTCCCCAGAGCAGGGtgctggctgcccctgggcctggctctgcctctgcagtgGGAGagcaatgcccagcctggcacagctgcctggagtgctgcagctcctttgaGGCTTGTTACTTCCTGGACCTCCATCATGCTCACCCCTCACTGTGCTGATGAGAGGAGAAAGAGTTGGTGGCTCCTTCTGCCAGCAGAGGtgtcagcctgtgctgggggcaggagcaggcaggggtggCTGGTGTCTCTGGTCACCTCTGCCACCTGGAGAACTGTGTGGTCCTGGGGAGCAAAGGGTACAGGAGAAAAAcattcaggagctgcagggcagcagctgtaAATCATTGCAGCAAGTTTTTTCCAATAGTGTGGCTGTGCCCTAGCAATCCCTGGtagagctgtggggctggggctatGCTCAAATTCTCTGTTAGGGAATGGGATTGCTGGGGGAAGAAGAGAGATTGGGATGCATTGGTCACCAgtgcagcaaaacacaggacacagcagaggaaaaggaagaccCAGGGACACGCTAGGTTGGGCAGGAGGCTGCAAATCACCTCAAACAGGGAATAAACAAATTGCTGGGCAGCACAGTGATTTGTAAAACCTGGAGGTGAGCTTTAACAATAACAGGTTTTATTAGAAGAGATTAATTTTGCTGAGTTTATAGGAAATCTTGGGAGCAGGAGTTGAGGAGTGGACCCTGCTGGATCTGTGcatgtggctctgcagggcctggtgccaggggctgtgtgtgggacTGTGCCCCCAGCACAGTGTGGCAGTCCCCCAGGGTCCTGGCTGGGTTTGTGcatggaggaggaggctggacACTCCTTTCTTTGCTCTCTGATCCCAGAGAGGGTGGCTGGAgtggggggagctggggctcccCACCCCAGAGTGTTGGGGGCTGTTTGGTGGAGGGGAAAGCCCGGGGCTTGTGAAGGGGCTGAGCTTAAAATGCAAATCACTGCTGG of the Molothrus aeneus isolate 106 chromosome 17, BPBGC_Maene_1.0, whole genome shotgun sequence genome contains:
- the VSTM2L gene encoding V-set and transmembrane domain-containing protein 2-like protein isoform X2, translated to MGALALALGIFHYLGLYLQLGAASRHPPWDAPAAGSALFTETPHDMTAQAGEDVEMACSFRGSGSPSYSLEIQWWYVRNHKDWTDKQTWASSQLKSSPPEEPGKEATKISVVKVVGSNISHKLRLSRVKLEDEGTYECRVIDSSDGKARHHKVKAYLRVEAAGGPGHPQDTELREAPLAELAAPGSAHAHHHQHQHKAGRELKKRSADTSCVL
- the VSTM2L gene encoding V-set and transmembrane domain-containing protein 2-like protein isoform X1, with translation MGALALALGIFHYLGLYLQLGAASRHPPWDAPAAGSAALFTETPHDMTAQAGEDVEMACSFRGSGSPSYSLEIQWWYVRNHKDWTDKQTWASSQLKSSPPEEPGKEATKISVVKVVGSNISHKLRLSRVKLEDEGTYECRVIDSSDGKARHHKVKAYLRVEAAGGPGHPQDTELREAPLAELAAPGSAHAHHHQHQHKAGRELKKRSADTSCVL